A single genomic interval of Tsukamurella paurometabola harbors:
- a CDS encoding VWA domain-containing protein has product MGGLTSLATPIWLLGILVVLAILAGYVYNERRRSKRALKFANTSVLDSVAPPGPNRWRHVPIALLSIGLILLMIALSGPQAMRKVPRSKATVVLVVDVSLSMKATDVSPNRLDAAKEAAKKFVGELPQGMNLGIVSYAGTAQLLVSPTPDRSLATNAIDHLDLAQRTATGEGIYAAIQSIKNIRDVLGGKDAAPPARIILESDGKQTVPVDLDDPRGGFTAARKAKEEGIPISTISFGTPNGTVEIDGQNIPVPVDDASLKRIADLSGGQFFSASSLSDLNEAYGTLRDEIGWEMQKGDNSRIWVLWGTGLLVLGAAGAVLFNRRLP; this is encoded by the coding sequence ATGGGCGGACTGACCTCGCTCGCCACCCCGATCTGGCTGCTCGGCATCCTCGTCGTGCTCGCCATCCTCGCGGGGTACGTCTACAACGAGCGGCGGCGCAGCAAGCGCGCGCTGAAGTTCGCGAACACCTCCGTGCTCGATTCCGTGGCCCCGCCCGGACCCAACCGGTGGCGGCACGTTCCCATCGCGCTGTTGAGCATCGGCCTGATCCTGCTCATGATCGCGCTGTCCGGGCCGCAGGCGATGCGGAAGGTCCCGAGGAGCAAAGCGACCGTCGTGCTGGTCGTCGACGTCTCCCTGTCGATGAAGGCCACCGACGTCAGCCCCAACCGGCTCGATGCCGCCAAGGAGGCGGCGAAGAAGTTCGTCGGCGAGCTCCCTCAGGGCATGAACCTCGGCATCGTCTCGTACGCCGGCACCGCGCAGCTGCTCGTCTCGCCCACGCCCGACCGCTCGCTGGCCACCAACGCGATCGACCACCTCGACCTAGCGCAGCGCACCGCCACGGGAGAGGGCATCTACGCGGCGATCCAGTCGATCAAGAACATCCGGGACGTGTTGGGCGGCAAGGACGCCGCGCCGCCGGCCCGGATCATCCTCGAGTCCGACGGCAAGCAGACGGTGCCCGTCGATCTCGACGATCCGCGGGGTGGCTTCACCGCAGCCCGCAAGGCGAAGGAGGAGGGCATCCCCATCTCCACCATCTCCTTCGGCACCCCGAACGGCACCGTCGAGATCGACGGCCAGAACATCCCGGTCCCCGTGGACGACGCCTCCCTCAAGCGGATCGCGGACCTCTCGGGCGGACAGTTCTTCTCGGCGTCCTCGCTCAGCGACCTCAACGAGGCCTACGGCACCCTGCGCGACGAGATCGGCTGGGAGATGCAGAAGGGCGACAACTCGCGGATCTGGGTGCTCTGGGGCACCGGCCTCCTCGTGCTCGGCGCCGCCGGCGCGGTGCTGTTCAACCGGCGCCTACCGTGA
- a CDS encoding DUF58 domain-containing protein → MPATPSGSTPGPRHSPLPSFAGGEVDEARMQASLKMLELLVRRRLDGVLKGDHQGLLPGPGSEPGESRPYTPGDDVRLMDWSVTARTTHPHVRQMIADRELQTWIVVDLSASMDFGSTGGTKRDLAVAASAAVVHLVSGAANRVGCLVTNGTQLVRVQPKSGRAQRQKVLKAIATAPRAVEGTRGDLRVALDALRRPEQPRGLVVVISDFLGDVDYVRELRGIAARHEVLAVEVLDPRDVELPAVGEITLRDAESGAVRDLTVTPELQQRFAAAAQEHRRRVARTLRGVGAPVLELRTDRDWLADIVRFVAARRRGLAGAS, encoded by the coding sequence ATGCCGGCCACACCCTCCGGCTCCACTCCCGGCCCCCGGCACAGCCCGCTCCCGAGCTTCGCCGGCGGCGAGGTCGACGAGGCTCGCATGCAGGCCTCGTTGAAGATGCTCGAGCTGCTCGTGCGCCGGCGGCTCGACGGCGTCCTCAAGGGCGACCATCAGGGGCTGCTCCCCGGCCCGGGCTCGGAGCCGGGGGAGTCGCGCCCGTACACGCCCGGCGACGACGTGCGCCTCATGGACTGGTCCGTCACCGCCCGCACCACCCACCCGCACGTGCGGCAGATGATCGCCGACCGCGAACTGCAGACGTGGATCGTCGTCGACCTGTCGGCGTCGATGGACTTCGGTTCGACGGGCGGCACGAAGCGCGATCTCGCCGTCGCCGCATCGGCCGCGGTCGTGCACCTCGTCAGCGGCGCCGCGAACCGCGTCGGCTGCCTCGTCACCAACGGCACGCAGCTGGTCCGCGTGCAGCCGAAATCGGGTCGCGCGCAGCGGCAGAAGGTGCTCAAGGCCATCGCCACCGCGCCGCGCGCCGTCGAGGGCACCCGCGGCGACCTGCGCGTCGCGCTCGACGCCCTGCGCCGCCCCGAACAGCCCCGAGGCCTCGTCGTGGTGATCAGCGACTTCCTCGGCGACGTGGACTACGTGCGCGAGCTGCGCGGCATCGCCGCGCGGCACGAGGTGCTGGCGGTCGAGGTCCTGGATCCGCGCGACGTCGAACTCCCGGCGGTCGGGGAGATCACGCTCCGCGACGCCGAGTCCGGCGCCGTGCGCGACCTGACCGTGACCCCCGAGCTGCAGCAACGGTTCGCCGCCGCGGCACAGGAGCACCGCCGGCGGGTGGCCCGGACGCTGCGCGGCGTGGGTGCGCCCGTCCTGGAACTGCGCACGGACCGCGACTGGCTCGCCGACATCGTGCGGTTCGTCGCCGCACGTCGACGTGGATTGGCTGGTGCTTCCTGA
- a CDS encoding AAA family ATPase produces the protein MTHSQVQDTASSDEVKLLERAVYEVKRVIVGQDRLVERILVGMLAKGHVLLEGVPGVAKTLAVETFATVVGGSFSRIQFTPDLVPSDLVGTRIYRQGKEQFDTEIGPVSANFLLADEINRAPAKVQSALLEVMAERKVSIGGQTYPMPDPFLVLATQNPIENEGVYPLPEAQRDRFLFKVVVGYPSIEEEREIVYRMGTVPPVPSQILDPATVQRLQRAASEVFVHHALVDYVVRVIAATRTPREFGLDDVASWITYGASPRATLGIVAAARALALLRGRDYVVPQDVVEIIPDVLRHRLVMSYDALADEVTPDQAITRVLQTVALPQVVGQPVPQQAAPAPQQYAPAQQHQS, from the coding sequence GTGACGCACTCACAGGTGCAGGACACCGCCTCGAGCGATGAGGTCAAGCTGCTGGAACGGGCGGTCTACGAGGTCAAGCGCGTGATCGTGGGCCAGGACCGGCTCGTCGAGCGGATCCTGGTCGGCATGCTCGCCAAGGGCCACGTGCTGCTGGAGGGCGTTCCCGGCGTCGCCAAGACCCTCGCGGTCGAGACCTTCGCGACGGTGGTGGGCGGGTCCTTCTCCCGCATCCAGTTCACTCCCGACCTGGTGCCCTCCGACCTCGTCGGTACCCGCATCTACCGCCAGGGCAAGGAGCAGTTCGACACCGAGATCGGCCCGGTCTCCGCGAACTTCCTCCTCGCCGACGAGATCAACCGCGCTCCGGCGAAGGTGCAGTCCGCGCTGCTCGAGGTCATGGCCGAGCGCAAGGTGTCGATCGGCGGGCAGACCTACCCGATGCCCGATCCGTTCCTCGTGCTCGCCACCCAGAACCCCATCGAGAACGAGGGCGTGTACCCGCTGCCCGAGGCGCAGCGCGACCGCTTCCTGTTCAAGGTCGTCGTCGGCTACCCGTCGATCGAGGAGGAGCGGGAGATCGTCTACCGCATGGGCACCGTCCCGCCCGTGCCCTCGCAGATCCTCGACCCTGCGACGGTGCAGCGCCTGCAGCGCGCCGCGAGCGAGGTCTTCGTGCACCACGCCCTCGTCGACTACGTGGTCCGGGTCATCGCCGCGACCCGCACGCCGCGCGAGTTCGGCCTCGACGACGTCGCCTCCTGGATCACCTACGGCGCCTCGCCGCGCGCGACCCTGGGCATCGTCGCCGCCGCCCGCGCCCTCGCGCTGCTCCGCGGCCGCGACTACGTGGTGCCGCAGGACGTCGTGGAGATCATCCCGGACGTCCTGCGCCACCGCCTCGTCATGAGCTACGACGCCCTCGCCGACGAGGTGACTCCGGATCAGGCGATCACCCGCGTGCTGCAGACCGTCGCGCTGCCCCAGGTCGTCGGCCAGCCCGTCCCGCAGCAGGCGGCGCCCGCCCCGCAGCAGTACGCCCCGGCGCAGCAGCACCAGAGCTGA
- a CDS encoding C40 family peptidase yields the protein MRRTAHPATNLAARSLLAAVATGSLVAGSLAGAGSAFAEPNGPDANPANVVAALVDRLAQADQRIADLRGDVAAKRQSVNRAVVDLQAARDAATAANGAISVSEAAVKESDAKIKTAQDAFDQVVRAAYAQGNSAGALVNTLGGNDPGAAVDRATTLRIVADKQKTALGDLQAAKKRAEASRTAARAAKVQADAATAAAAERKTTAEDSITQTVAALTTQQQEQAKLTAQRELAQRALDQAKRAEDRAAQQKIYAQYVVDEQQTQQIAAPAAPAAQPAAPAAQAAAPAAPAGQAGAADGSDPLAAARSFAQGIVGQASSWFTNPFGAVTGQAAPAGQQQPTAPASQAVPGVSSMSGAQMIETVIQRGMSVIGVQYAWGGGNAWGATKGVRDGGVADSFGDYNRIGFDCSGLMAYAYAAVGIALPKYSGYQYTTGTKVPISQLKRGDMVFRGPGGTQHVAMYLGNNQILESPQSGGAVRIAPFDASTFLSQGVRVINS from the coding sequence TTGAGGCGTACGGCACACCCCGCCACGAATCTCGCTGCGCGGTCGTTGCTCGCGGCAGTCGCCACCGGGTCACTGGTGGCCGGCTCGCTCGCGGGCGCCGGATCGGCCTTCGCCGAGCCCAACGGCCCCGACGCCAATCCCGCCAACGTCGTCGCCGCGCTGGTCGACCGACTCGCCCAGGCCGACCAGCGGATCGCGGACCTCCGCGGGGACGTCGCGGCGAAGCGCCAGTCCGTCAACCGCGCCGTGGTCGACCTCCAGGCCGCCCGCGACGCCGCTACCGCGGCGAATGGCGCGATCAGCGTCTCCGAGGCCGCGGTCAAGGAGTCCGACGCCAAGATCAAGACCGCGCAGGACGCCTTCGACCAGGTGGTGCGCGCCGCGTACGCGCAGGGCAACAGCGCCGGTGCGCTGGTCAACACGCTGGGCGGGAACGATCCCGGTGCCGCGGTCGACCGCGCCACCACGCTCCGCATCGTCGCCGATAAGCAGAAGACCGCACTCGGCGATCTCCAGGCCGCGAAGAAGCGCGCCGAGGCCTCGCGTACCGCCGCCCGCGCCGCGAAGGTGCAGGCCGACGCCGCCACCGCTGCGGCCGCTGAACGCAAGACCACCGCCGAGGACTCGATCACCCAGACCGTCGCCGCCCTGACCACGCAGCAGCAGGAGCAGGCCAAGCTCACCGCGCAGCGGGAGTTGGCGCAGCGGGCGCTCGACCAGGCCAAGCGCGCCGAGGACCGCGCCGCGCAGCAGAAGATCTACGCGCAGTACGTCGTCGACGAGCAGCAGACTCAGCAGATCGCCGCGCCGGCCGCGCCCGCCGCGCAGCCGGCGGCTCCTGCGGCCCAGGCCGCGGCACCGGCCGCGCCCGCGGGGCAGGCCGGCGCCGCCGACGGCTCCGATCCACTGGCGGCCGCCCGGAGCTTCGCGCAGGGCATCGTCGGGCAGGCGTCCTCGTGGTTCACCAATCCCTTCGGCGCGGTCACCGGCCAGGCGGCCCCCGCGGGCCAGCAGCAGCCGACCGCGCCGGCCTCGCAGGCCGTCCCCGGTGTGTCGAGCATGAGCGGTGCGCAGATGATCGAGACGGTGATCCAGCGCGGCATGTCGGTCATCGGTGTGCAGTACGCCTGGGGTGGCGGCAACGCCTGGGGAGCGACCAAGGGTGTGCGCGACGGCGGCGTCGCGGACAGCTTCGGCGACTACAACCGCATCGGCTTCGACTGCTCCGGCCTCATGGCCTACGCCTACGCCGCGGTCGGTATCGCGCTGCCCAAGTACTCGGGCTACCAGTACACGACCGGAACCAAGGTGCCGATCAGCCAGCTCAAGCGCGGCGACATGGTCTTCCGCGGCCCGGGCGGCACCCAGCACGTGGCCATGTACCTCGGGAACAACCAGATCCTCGAGTCGCCGCAGTCCGGCGGCGCGGTGCGCATCGCCCCGTTCGACGCCTCGACGTTCCTCTCCCAGGGCGTCCGCGTGATCAACAGCTGA
- a CDS encoding DUF6676 family protein: protein MGPLPILTEVPTDVDLSALQADLAVDGVAVLNPAHADSVPQLVQVVKDARAQGIENFQVIVLAHDYNPDTSLRDLGTELGKRMKADGEDTVTILVMSPAQVAGYSTQLSRYQIEKGQDGYTGRLALNNPPKAAHDFAAVAHDATFPWTGFTVGLVLLVAALAGWARVVTRRRSRAVDAARRAAAADAAPVTVGAGSNDVVTATSEENGGSAVRSNE, encoded by the coding sequence ATGGGGCCGCTGCCGATTCTCACCGAAGTGCCGACCGACGTGGACCTGTCCGCGCTCCAGGCGGACCTCGCCGTCGACGGCGTCGCCGTGCTCAACCCCGCGCACGCCGATTCCGTGCCGCAACTGGTCCAGGTCGTCAAGGACGCGCGGGCGCAGGGGATCGAGAACTTCCAGGTGATCGTCCTCGCCCACGACTACAACCCGGACACCTCGTTGCGGGACCTCGGCACCGAGCTCGGCAAACGCATGAAGGCCGACGGTGAGGACACGGTCACGATCCTGGTGATGTCGCCGGCGCAGGTGGCCGGGTACTCGACCCAGCTCTCGCGCTACCAGATCGAGAAGGGGCAGGACGGCTACACCGGCCGGCTCGCCCTCAACAACCCGCCGAAGGCCGCGCACGACTTCGCCGCCGTCGCGCACGACGCGACGTTCCCGTGGACGGGTTTCACCGTCGGTCTGGTCCTCCTCGTCGCCGCACTCGCAGGCTGGGCGCGCGTCGTGACGCGCCGCCGTAGCCGTGCGGTGGACGCCGCCCGCAGGGCGGCCGCGGCGGATGCCGCACCCGTCACCGTCGGGGCGGGTTCGAACGACGTCGTGACGGCGACGTCCGAAGAGAATGGCGGCTCCGCTGTTCGATCGAACGAATAG
- the acnA gene encoding aconitate hydratase AcnA, whose product MSKSIDSFSSRGTLEVGDQSYEIFRLSAVPGTEKLPYALKVLAENLLRTEDGANITTDHINALANWDPSAEPSVEIQFTPARVIMQDFTGVPCIVDLATMREAVTALGGDPNKVNPLSPADMVIDHSVILDVFGTADALERNVDLEYQRNGERYQFLRWGQGAFDDFKVVPPGMGIVHQVNIEYLAPVVMTRNGQAYPDTCVGTDSHTTMENGLGVLGWGVGGIEAEAAMLGQPVSMLIPRVVGFKLTGEIQPGVTATDVVLTVTDMLRQHGVVGKFVEFYGKGVAEVPLANRATLGNMSPEFGSTAAIFPIDEETIKYLRLTGRTDQQLALVEAYAKEQGMWHDPDHEPAYSEYLELDLSTVVPSIAGPKRPQDRILLSESKTAFRKDIHNYVEEQHPAAHTQLDEAVEESFPASDPAALSFADDGAVNVQSAANGAEGRPSKPVRVKGERGEFILDHGAVAVAGITSCTNTSNPSVMLGAALLARNAVEKGLTTKPWVKTNMAPGSQVVNDYYEKAGLWPYLEKLGYYLGGYGCTTCIGNTGPLPDEISKAVNDEDLTVVAVLSGNRNFEGRISPDVKMNYLASPPLVIAYGLAGTMDFDFETDSLGKDHDGNDVYLKDIWPSAQEIDDTIKNAINQDMFRKSYSTVFEGDHRWQNLATPEGDTFQWDENSTYVRKAPYFDGMTMEPAPVSDISGARVMALLGDSVTTDHISPAGPIKPGTPAAQYLDSHGVARKDYNSLGSRRGNHEVMIRGTFANIRLQNRVLDTIGLEGTQGGYTRDFTQEGGPQSFIYDACMNYQAAGTPLVVLGGKEYGSGSSRDWAAKGTSLLGVKAVIVESFERIHRSNLIGMGVIPLQFPKGESWKTLGLDGTETFDIEGITELNNGVTPKTVHVTATKTDGTKVEFDADVRIDTPGEADYYRNGGILQYVLRNMVNS is encoded by the coding sequence GTGAGCAAGAGCATCGATTCCTTCTCGTCGCGCGGCACGCTCGAGGTGGGCGATCAGTCATACGAGATCTTCCGCCTCAGCGCCGTGCCCGGCACCGAGAAGCTGCCCTACGCCTTGAAGGTCCTCGCAGAGAACCTGCTGCGGACCGAGGACGGCGCGAACATCACCACCGATCACATCAACGCCCTGGCGAACTGGGACCCCTCGGCCGAGCCGAGCGTCGAGATCCAGTTCACGCCGGCGCGCGTGATCATGCAGGACTTCACCGGTGTGCCCTGCATCGTGGACCTCGCCACGATGCGCGAGGCCGTCACCGCGCTGGGCGGCGATCCGAACAAGGTCAACCCGCTCTCCCCCGCCGACATGGTCATCGACCACTCGGTGATCCTCGACGTGTTCGGCACCGCGGACGCCCTCGAGCGCAACGTCGACCTGGAGTACCAGCGCAACGGCGAGCGTTACCAGTTCCTCCGCTGGGGCCAGGGCGCGTTCGACGACTTCAAGGTCGTCCCCCCGGGCATGGGCATCGTCCACCAGGTGAACATCGAGTACCTCGCGCCGGTCGTCATGACCCGCAACGGCCAGGCCTACCCGGACACCTGCGTCGGCACGGACTCGCACACCACGATGGAGAACGGCCTGGGCGTCCTGGGCTGGGGCGTCGGCGGCATCGAGGCCGAGGCGGCCATGCTGGGCCAGCCGGTCTCCATGCTCATCCCCCGCGTCGTCGGCTTCAAGCTCACCGGTGAGATCCAGCCGGGCGTCACCGCGACCGACGTGGTGCTCACCGTGACCGACATGCTGCGTCAGCACGGCGTCGTCGGCAAGTTCGTCGAGTTCTACGGCAAGGGCGTCGCCGAGGTGCCGCTGGCCAACCGCGCGACCCTGGGCAACATGAGCCCGGAGTTCGGCTCCACCGCGGCGATCTTCCCGATCGACGAGGAGACCATCAAGTACCTGCGCCTGACCGGCCGCACCGACCAGCAGCTCGCGCTGGTCGAGGCGTACGCCAAGGAGCAGGGCATGTGGCACGACCCCGACCACGAGCCCGCCTACTCGGAGTACCTCGAGCTGGACCTGAGCACCGTCGTCCCGTCGATCGCCGGCCCGAAGCGCCCGCAGGACCGGATCCTCCTCTCGGAGTCGAAGACGGCCTTCCGCAAGGACATCCACAACTACGTGGAGGAGCAGCACCCCGCTGCGCACACCCAGCTCGACGAGGCCGTCGAGGAGTCCTTCCCGGCCTCCGATCCTGCGGCCCTGTCGTTCGCCGACGACGGTGCCGTCAACGTCCAGTCCGCCGCCAACGGTGCCGAGGGCCGCCCCAGCAAGCCGGTGCGCGTCAAGGGCGAGCGCGGCGAGTTCATCCTCGACCACGGCGCCGTCGCGGTCGCGGGCATCACCTCCTGCACCAACACCTCGAACCCCTCGGTCATGCTCGGCGCTGCCCTCCTCGCCCGCAACGCGGTCGAGAAGGGCCTGACCACCAAGCCGTGGGTCAAGACCAACATGGCGCCGGGTTCGCAGGTCGTCAACGACTACTACGAGAAGGCCGGCCTGTGGCCGTACCTCGAGAAGCTCGGCTACTACCTCGGCGGCTACGGCTGCACCACGTGCATCGGTAACACCGGCCCGCTGCCCGACGAGATCAGCAAGGCCGTCAACGACGAGGACCTGACCGTCGTCGCGGTGCTCTCGGGTAACCGCAACTTCGAGGGCCGCATCTCGCCCGACGTGAAGATGAACTACCTGGCGTCGCCCCCGCTCGTCATCGCCTACGGCCTCGCCGGCACGATGGACTTCGACTTCGAGACCGACTCGCTGGGCAAGGATCACGACGGCAACGACGTCTACCTCAAGGACATCTGGCCGTCCGCGCAGGAGATCGACGACACGATCAAGAACGCGATCAACCAGGACATGTTCCGCAAGTCCTACTCGACCGTGTTCGAGGGCGACCACCGCTGGCAGAACCTCGCCACCCCCGAGGGCGACACCTTCCAGTGGGACGAGAACTCGACGTACGTCCGCAAGGCCCCGTACTTCGACGGCATGACCATGGAGCCGGCGCCCGTCAGCGACATCTCCGGCGCCCGCGTCATGGCACTGCTCGGCGACTCGGTCACCACCGACCACATCAGCCCGGCGGGCCCGATCAAGCCCGGCACCCCGGCCGCGCAGTACCTCGACTCGCACGGAGTGGCCCGCAAGGACTACAACTCGCTGGGTTCGCGGCGCGGTAACCACGAGGTGATGATCCGCGGCACGTTCGCGAACATCCGCCTGCAGAACCGGGTGCTCGACACCATCGGGCTCGAGGGCACCCAGGGCGGCTACACCCGCGACTTCACGCAGGAGGGCGGCCCGCAGTCGTTCATCTACGACGCGTGCATGAACTACCAGGCCGCCGGCACCCCGCTGGTCGTCCTGGGCGGCAAGGAGTACGGCTCCGGCAGCTCGCGCGACTGGGCGGCCAAGGGCACCAGCCTCCTCGGCGTCAAGGCCGTCATCGTCGAGTCCTTCGAGCGCATTCACCGCTCGAACCTCATCGGCATGGGTGTGATCCCGCTGCAGTTCCCCAAGGGCGAGTCGTGGAAGACCCTCGGCCTGGACGGCACCGAGACCTTCGACATCGAGGGCATCACGGAGCTGAACAACGGCGTCACGCCGAAGACGGTGCACGTGACCGCGACCAAGACGGACGGCACGAAGGTGGAGTTCGATGCGGACGTCCGCATCGACACCCCCGGTGAGGCCGACTACTACCGCAACGGCGGCATCCTGCAGTACGTGCTGCGGAACATGGTCAACAGCTGA
- a CDS encoding TetR/AcrR family transcriptional regulator, with translation MPKVSDDHLAARRRQILDGARTCFAEYGYDGATVRRLEAATDLSRGAIFHHFRDKDALFLALAREDAERMADIAAEEGLVQVMRDMLSHPERFDWLGTRLEIARRLKNDGDFRAEWTERSAELTEATLRRLERQKQRGRLRDDLPTDVILGYLDLVLDGLVTHLASGRPTAGLEAVLDLVEESVRRR, from the coding sequence ATGCCCAAGGTGAGCGACGATCACCTCGCCGCACGACGCCGCCAGATCCTCGACGGTGCGCGCACGTGCTTCGCCGAGTACGGCTACGACGGGGCCACGGTGCGGCGGCTGGAGGCCGCGACCGATCTGTCCCGCGGGGCGATCTTCCACCACTTCCGCGACAAGGACGCGCTCTTCCTCGCGCTGGCTCGCGAGGATGCGGAGCGAATGGCCGACATCGCCGCGGAGGAGGGCCTCGTGCAGGTCATGCGCGACATGCTGAGCCACCCGGAGCGGTTCGACTGGCTCGGGACCCGGCTCGAGATCGCCCGCCGGCTCAAGAACGACGGCGACTTCCGTGCCGAGTGGACCGAGCGGAGCGCCGAGCTCACCGAGGCCACGCTGCGGCGACTCGAGCGGCAGAAGCAGCGCGGCCGGCTGCGCGACGACCTGCCGACCGACGTCATCCTGGGCTATCTCGACCTCGTCCTCGACGGCCTGGTCACCCATCTCGCGTCGGGTCGCCCGACGGCGGGCCTGGAGGCGGTCCTCGACCTCGTCGAGGAGAGCGTGCGCCGCCGCTGA
- a CDS encoding VOC family protein has protein sequence MTAYHAPLGAPVWIDLMSSDVDAAVDFYGAVFGWEAEPASEEFGGYRNFRVNGNRVAGVMAPPDGGGGPGDVWSTYLRVEDAKASLRAATDAGASVVVPVAPVGDLGRFAYVIDPVGAAIGLWEPGRHEGFAERGVPGTPYWFDCMSRSYDATRAFYRDVFGWRLEEIGSGGKEGSFGPDRYSQVFAGPEGQQEAVAGIMDAAPLFDSGVFGEGMPSFWQVYLTVEDTTAAEQRIVAAGGEILRAAEVTPWATMGSAKDPGGAVFLYATPPEGM, from the coding sequence ATGACCGCGTACCACGCCCCGCTGGGCGCACCCGTGTGGATCGACCTCATGTCCTCCGACGTCGATGCGGCCGTTGACTTCTACGGCGCCGTGTTCGGCTGGGAGGCGGAACCGGCGAGCGAGGAGTTCGGCGGCTACCGGAACTTCCGGGTCAACGGGAACCGGGTGGCCGGCGTGATGGCGCCCCCGGACGGCGGCGGTGGCCCCGGCGACGTCTGGTCGACCTACCTGCGGGTCGAGGACGCGAAGGCGTCGCTGCGCGCGGCGACCGACGCCGGCGCGTCGGTGGTGGTGCCGGTGGCGCCGGTGGGCGACCTCGGGCGCTTCGCCTACGTCATCGATCCGGTCGGCGCCGCGATCGGGCTCTGGGAGCCGGGGAGGCACGAGGGCTTCGCCGAGCGCGGGGTTCCGGGCACCCCGTACTGGTTCGACTGCATGAGCCGCAGCTACGACGCGACCCGGGCCTTCTACCGCGACGTCTTCGGATGGCGGCTCGAGGAGATCGGCAGTGGCGGCAAGGAGGGCTCGTTCGGCCCGGACCGCTACAGCCAGGTGTTCGCCGGTCCGGAAGGGCAGCAGGAGGCCGTCGCCGGGATCATGGACGCCGCCCCGCTCTTCGACTCGGGGGTGTTCGGCGAGGGCATGCCCTCGTTCTGGCAGGTGTACCTGACCGTCGAGGACACGACGGCCGCGGAACAGCGCATCGTCGCCGCGGGCGGCGAGATCCTGCGTGCCGCCGAGGTCACACCGTGGGCCACGATGGGCTCGGCGAAGGACCCCGGAGGCGCGGTGTTCCTCTACGCGACGCCGCCCGAGGGGATGTAA
- a CDS encoding YdcF family protein codes for MRVSGFFSSIVSLTTALAVAATLATGTAGAAPSTTTSTSSLTDQAIERQAAGDTAGAQAAINQMPIDHAQKVVALMTNVNKALTFPLTDQVPSGVAPGTAIVILGFGLEDNGAMRPILVERLTKGLAVAQAYPAFPIVVTGGAPKAGKTEAAAMKEWLLAQGVSGTRIYTEEKAGSTQGNAINTAVLMQQNGFGNGAVLVTSADHTRRSVADFLVAGITLQAVVASDAKIQSGPMSASGVAGVYRDARGVARI; via the coding sequence ATGCGTGTCTCTGGTTTCTTTAGCTCGATCGTTTCGCTGACGACCGCGCTCGCGGTCGCCGCCACCCTGGCGACGGGGACGGCGGGTGCGGCACCGTCGACCACGACGTCGACGTCGTCCCTGACCGACCAGGCGATCGAGCGCCAGGCCGCGGGGGACACCGCGGGCGCGCAGGCCGCCATCAATCAGATGCCGATCGACCACGCGCAGAAGGTCGTGGCCCTGATGACGAACGTCAACAAGGCGCTCACCTTCCCGCTCACCGACCAGGTGCCCAGCGGCGTCGCCCCGGGAACGGCGATCGTGATCCTCGGGTTCGGCCTGGAGGACAACGGCGCCATGCGGCCGATCCTCGTCGAACGCCTCACCAAGGGGCTGGCGGTCGCACAGGCCTATCCGGCATTCCCGATCGTCGTGACGGGTGGCGCACCCAAGGCCGGGAAGACCGAGGCGGCGGCGATGAAGGAATGGCTGCTCGCGCAGGGCGTGTCCGGTACCCGCATCTACACCGAGGAGAAGGCGGGCTCCACCCAGGGGAACGCCATCAACACCGCGGTCCTCATGCAGCAGAACGGCTTCGGTAACGGCGCGGTGCTCGTCACCTCCGCCGACCACACCCGCCGGTCGGTCGCCGACTTCCTCGTCGCCGGGATCACCCTGCAGGCCGTCGTCGCCTCCGACGCCAAGATCCAGTCCGGTCCGATGTCGGCCAGCGGCGTCGCCGGTGTCTACCGGGACGCGCGGGGCGTCGCGCGGATCTGA